From the genome of Vespa crabro chromosome 24, iyVesCrab1.2, whole genome shotgun sequence, one region includes:
- the LOC124432176 gene encoding adenylate cyclase type 2-like isoform X2: protein MEQSRRRRRCHRRRRRRRRRRRHCHYHRHPRRRRRRPLPSPPHRHPPPFSPPPLSPYSSPSLLSSPPLPLPPPSPPPPPLPPSHYYRRLPADRKSAYTRNNKMDVELVTRASLTSLQNVDDGRVVSPNSLDEWTWSSLRKQFKYKNLEKLYTSYQRRLQYGYLSLFVLVEIILGFVYCFVLIMMVNIEECFPDVIVHSIIGALLCPTIALSFRSKIIAKNTYLPVLLSCLVVTLLVIGDLMVPLYYTLAYTEDIAPIRPTYATHTLLACYVFLPLTENLHAFVLGITATMCYLVTLFLITYRNTPDYISKITTDAIYYVCVNGLGLYFRFMNEVVIRRSFLDRRKCVETTLKLNYEKDQEEQLTRSILPQHIAARIKKDFRDIFKFMEEHKKAPPKGRPRNDLCVETHNNVSILYADVVNFSGLTLSLPVRKLVETLNDLFGSFDEASERHNVLRIKFLGDCYYCVSGVPTPNSQHAKNCVDLGLDMIRIIKEVRTRVRRESGVDVNMRIGVHSGNIISGILGANKWQYDVWSRDVVIANKMEQTGKPGKVHVTQQTLDLINATEYDCVPVEVLNDEVLNKYGIRSYLITPVPPDTLLMQNSENTLTVITPDTSAPGYKHYVKFLTSARPSVSSSARRRLTSPTSDHADVFAGSYRRRTHFMDSCLRDYHLMLKAADAEMENAIKQMPLSKWQQWTRWEHINPIFLTYKQWNWEIPFLREPDPLFKFFVACAVFVLFFMGLISLVTAITLSEWHTGTAIGYTISMLFLLTLMPLTWMHFAWNRYKDPHDEGNVPNPRNKLIYFLYQTSVKIVWSALLRIILYLVMTIMLATCAMFDMIFECQNVDKLAGDNVTSSIAQVGAAKLECISTPWQMTETCSLAILTSFLFLRVHYFLKLLIGIVMVIFYAWNVWVYRSNIFQSGETWNPYLEPRVAHILSVVFLTFSLHLIDRQAEYLSRLDYQWKRQLTLEQDEAFHTRNANKLLLRNILPEHVAEFYLNMDRTEGNEPYHRAHHNVAVMFASLTDLSIDESNILIDLNDIICKFDKLLFEPYYVCRIEKIKIAGTTYMAACGLESNRRDSMHSLESDENSSDNVVKVMAEFAAQMMVVLDRINSESVSSKPYRLRIGISHGEVSAGVVGAHKPLYDIWGDAVNMASRMDTTGLPGKIQVTAETANVLEQQGVKCHLRGETWVKPKGYVTTYFVGIDERKQLQRTDSIEETSL from the exons ATGGAGCAATCGCGACGCCGTCGCCGTTGTCAtcggcgtcgtcgtcgtcgtcgtcgtcgtcgtcgtcattgtcattatcatcgtcatcctcgtcgtcgtcgtcgtcgtcctcttccttctcctcctcatcgtcaccctcctcctttttctcctccaccactttctccttattcttctccttctcttctttcttctcctcctctacctcttccacctccttctcctcctccaccgCCACTACCACCATCTCACTATTATCGTCGTCTTCCGGCTGATCGCAAGAGCGCCTATACgaggaataataaaatggaCGTGGAGCTGGTCACGCGAGCATCCTTGACCTCCCTTCAAAATGTAGACGATGGCCGTGTCGTCTCGCCCAACAGCCTCGACGAATGGACTTGGTCCAGTTTAAGA AAACAATTCAAATACAAAAACTTGGAAAAACTCTATACCAGCTATCAAAGGAGACTTCAATATGGTTACCTCTCGCTCTTCGTACTGGTCGAAATAATTTTGGGATTTGTCTATTGTTTCGTGTTAATCATGATG GTAAACATCGAAGAATGCTTTCCAGACGTGATAGTCCACAGTATAATAGGCGCCTTACTTTGTCCCACGATAGCGCTCTCATTCAGATCAAAAATCATCGCGAAGAATACGTATTTACCAGTTTTGCTCTCGTGTTTGGTAGTCACGCTCTTGGTGATCGGTGATCTTATGGTACCACTCTATTACACTCTTGCATACACCGAAGATATAGCACCGATAcg ACCTACATACGCAACGCACACGCTACTAGCATGTTACGTCTTCCTACCACTAACGGAAAATCTGCACGCTTTCGTGCTCGGCATTACAGCGACGATGTGCTACTTAGTTACTCTGTTCCTCATCACTTATAGGAATACACCTGATTACATTAGCAAA ATAACCACCGACGCCATATATTACGTTTGCGTTAATGGCCTGGGTCTTTACTTTAGATTCATGAATGAGGTCGTCATACGACGATCTTTCCTGGATCGTCGAAAATGCGTCGAGACGACGTTGAAGCTAAATTATGAAAAGGATCAAGAG gAACAACTTACACGGAGTATTCTTCCCCAGCACATAGCCGCAAGAATAAAGAAGGACTTTCgggatatttttaaatttatggaAGAGCACAAAAAGGCACCACCGAAAGGAAGACCACGAAa tgATCTCTGCGTCGAAACGCACAATAACGTTTCCATTTTGTACGCCGACGTGGTCAATTTTTCTGGCTTAACTCTCTCGTTACCTGTGCGAAAACTAGTCGAAACTCTAAACGACTTATTTGGTAGTTTCGACGAAGCATCCGAGAGGCATAACGTATTACGGATAAAGTTTTTGGGCGATTGCTATTATTGTGTCAGCGGTGTGCCCACGCCGAACTCGCAACACGCCAAAAACTGCGTCGATTTAG GCCTCGATATGATACGGATTATCAAAGAAGTAAGAACCAGGGTTCGTCGAGAGAGCGGTGTAGATGTTAACATGAGAATCGGTGTTCATTCGGGGAATATAATATCCGGAATTTTAGGCGCGAACAAGTGGCAATACGATGTATGGTCGCGAGACGTTGTGATAGCGAATAAGATGGAACAAACTGGTAAACCTGGAAAGGTTCATGTTACTCAACAGACATTGGATCTCATTAATGCCACCGAATACGACTGCGTACCAGTTGAAGTATTGAACGATGAAGTTCTTAATAAATATGGCATTCGCAGTTACTTAATTACACCCGTTCCGCCAGATACATTGTTAATGCAG AACAGCGAGAACACCTTGACGGTAATTACACCGGATACTTCGGCACCAGGCTATAAACATTACGTCAAGTTCTTGACTAGTGCACGACCAAGTGTATCGTCAAGTGCACGGAGACGATTGACCTCACCGACTAGCGATCACGCAGATGTATTTGCCGGTAGTTACAGGCGCAGAACTCACTTCATGGATTCCTGTTTGAGGGACTATCATCTTATGCTTAAAGCTGCAGATGCGGAAATGGAAAATGCAATTAAGCAGATGCCGCTTAGCAAATGGCA GCAATGGACCAGATGGGAACATATCAATCCTATTTTCCTCACGTACAAACAATGGAATTGGGAGATACCGTTTCTGCGCGAGCCAGATCccctttttaaattttttgtcGCATGCGCTGTATTCGTACTTTTCTTCATGGGTCTTATATCACTTGTAACAGCGATCACGCTATCAGA GTGGCATACCGGGACGGCCATCGGTTATACGATAAGCATGTTGTTTCTACTAACGCTAATGCCTCTTACCTGGATGCATTTCGCATGGAATCGTTATAAAGATCCACACGATGAGGGAAACGTACCGAATCCTCGTAACAAATTGATATACTTCCTGTATCAAACGAGCGTCAAG ATTGTTTGGAGCGCATTGCTCAGGATAATTCTCTATCTTGTAATGACCATAATGTTAGCGACGTGTGCTATGTTTGATATGATT TTCGAATGTCAAAACGTGGACAAATTGGCGGGCGATAACGTAACGTCTAGTATAGCACAAGTGGGGGCAGCTAAACTTGAGTGTATTTCTACACCCTGG CAAATGACGGAAACCTGCTCTTTGGCGATTCTTACGAGTTTCCTCTTCCTAAGAGTGCATTACTTTCTAAAGTTACTGATAGGTATTGTAATGGTAATATTTTATGCGTGGAACGTTTGGGTATATCGCAGCAATATATTCCAG TCAGGCGAAACATGGAATCCATATTTGGAACCAAGAGTGGCACACATTTTAAGCGTTGTCTTTCTCACATTCTCGCTTCATCTTATTGATCGTCAG GCAGAATACTTGAGCAGATTAGACTATCAATGGAAACGACAATTGACGCTGGAACAGGACGAAGCTTTTCACACGAGAAAtgctaataaattattactccGTAATATTTTACCAGAACACGTTG CGGAATTCTACTTAAATATGGACAGAACGGAAGGAAATGAACCGTATCATCGTGCACATCATAATGTCGCCGTAATGTTTGCGTCCTTAACGgatctatcgatcgacgaaagtAATATCCTTATAGACCTGAACGATATCATATGCAAATTCGATAAGTTGTTATTCGAGCCGTACTACGTTTGtcgtattgaaaaaataaaaatagcag GAACAACATACATGGCAGCTTGCGGCCTTGAATCTAACCGTCGCGATTCTATGCATAGCTTAGAAAGTGACGAAAATTCTAGTGACAACGTGGTCAAAGTTATGGCCGAATTTGCAGCACAGATGATGGTAGTCCTAGATAGAATAAATTCCGAATCTGTTTCGTCCAAACCATACAG ATTGAGAATTGGCATATCACATGGTGAGGTTTCAGCTGGTGTTGTTGGAGCACATAAACCTCTTTATGATATTTGGGGAGACGCCGTTAATATGGCATCAAGAATGGATACTACAGGATTGCCAGGCAAAATACAG GTAACAGCTGAAACTGCTAATGTGTTGGAACAACAAGGTGTTAAATGTCACTTACGTGGTGAAACGTGGGTTAAACCAAAAGGATATGTCACGACATATTTCGTAGGTATTGACGAAAGGAAACAACTTCAGAGAACAGATTCCATAGAAGAAACTAGTCTCTAA
- the LOC124432176 gene encoding adenylyl cyclase X E-like isoform X6: MEQSRRRRRCHRRRRRRRRRRRHCHYHRHPRRRRRRPLPSPPHRHPPPFSPPPLSPYSSPSLLSSPPLPLPPPSPPPPPLPPSHYYRRLPADRKSAYTRNNKMDVELVTRASLTSLQNVDDGRVVSPNSLDEWTWSSLRKQFKYKNLEKLYTSYQRRLQYGYLSLFVLVEIILGFVYCFVLIMMVNIEECFPDVIVHSIIGALLCPTIALSFRSKIIAKNTYLPVLLSCLVVTLLVIGDLMVPLYYTLAYTEDIAPIRPTYATHTLLACYVFLPLTENLHAFVLGITATMCYLVTLFLITYRNTPDYISKITTDAIYYVCVNGLGLYFRFMNEVVIRRSFLDRRKCVETTLKLNYEKDQEEQLTRSILPQHIAARIKKDFRDIFKFMEEHKKAPPKGRPRNDLCVETHNNVSILYADVVNFSGLTLSLPVRKLVETLNDLFGSFDEASERHNVLRIKFLGDCYYCVSGVPTPNSQHAKNCVDLGLDMIRIIKEVRTRVRRESGVDVNMRIGVHSGNIISGILGANKWQYDVWSRDVVIANKMEQTGKPGKVHVTQQTLDLINATEYDCVPVEVLNDEVLNKYGIRSYLITPVPPDTLLMQNSENTLTVITPDTSAPGYKHYVKFLTSARPSVSSSARRRLTSPTSDHADVFAGSYRRRTHFMDSCLRDYHLMLKAADAEMENAIKQMPLSKWQQWTRWEHINPIFLTYKQWNWEIPFLREPDPLFKFFVACAVFVLFFMGLISLVTAITLSEWHTGTAIGYTISMLFLLTLMPLTWMHFAWNRYKDPHDEGNVPNPRNKLIYFLYQTSVKIVWSALLRIILYLVMTIMLATCAMFDMIFECQNVDKLAGDNVTSSIAQVGAAKLECISTPWQMTETCSLAILTSFLFLRVHYFLKLLIGIVMVIFYAWNVWVYRSNIFQAKHGIHIWNQEWHTF; encoded by the exons ATGGAGCAATCGCGACGCCGTCGCCGTTGTCAtcggcgtcgtcgtcgtcgtcgtcgtcgtcgtcgtcattgtcattatcatcgtcatcctcgtcgtcgtcgtcgtcgtcctcttccttctcctcctcatcgtcaccctcctcctttttctcctccaccactttctccttattcttctccttctcttctttcttctcctcctctacctcttccacctccttctcctcctccaccgCCACTACCACCATCTCACTATTATCGTCGTCTTCCGGCTGATCGCAAGAGCGCCTATACgaggaataataaaatggaCGTGGAGCTGGTCACGCGAGCATCCTTGACCTCCCTTCAAAATGTAGACGATGGCCGTGTCGTCTCGCCCAACAGCCTCGACGAATGGACTTGGTCCAGTTTAAGA AAACAATTCAAATACAAAAACTTGGAAAAACTCTATACCAGCTATCAAAGGAGACTTCAATATGGTTACCTCTCGCTCTTCGTACTGGTCGAAATAATTTTGGGATTTGTCTATTGTTTCGTGTTAATCATGATG GTAAACATCGAAGAATGCTTTCCAGACGTGATAGTCCACAGTATAATAGGCGCCTTACTTTGTCCCACGATAGCGCTCTCATTCAGATCAAAAATCATCGCGAAGAATACGTATTTACCAGTTTTGCTCTCGTGTTTGGTAGTCACGCTCTTGGTGATCGGTGATCTTATGGTACCACTCTATTACACTCTTGCATACACCGAAGATATAGCACCGATAcg ACCTACATACGCAACGCACACGCTACTAGCATGTTACGTCTTCCTACCACTAACGGAAAATCTGCACGCTTTCGTGCTCGGCATTACAGCGACGATGTGCTACTTAGTTACTCTGTTCCTCATCACTTATAGGAATACACCTGATTACATTAGCAAA ATAACCACCGACGCCATATATTACGTTTGCGTTAATGGCCTGGGTCTTTACTTTAGATTCATGAATGAGGTCGTCATACGACGATCTTTCCTGGATCGTCGAAAATGCGTCGAGACGACGTTGAAGCTAAATTATGAAAAGGATCAAGAG gAACAACTTACACGGAGTATTCTTCCCCAGCACATAGCCGCAAGAATAAAGAAGGACTTTCgggatatttttaaatttatggaAGAGCACAAAAAGGCACCACCGAAAGGAAGACCACGAAa tgATCTCTGCGTCGAAACGCACAATAACGTTTCCATTTTGTACGCCGACGTGGTCAATTTTTCTGGCTTAACTCTCTCGTTACCTGTGCGAAAACTAGTCGAAACTCTAAACGACTTATTTGGTAGTTTCGACGAAGCATCCGAGAGGCATAACGTATTACGGATAAAGTTTTTGGGCGATTGCTATTATTGTGTCAGCGGTGTGCCCACGCCGAACTCGCAACACGCCAAAAACTGCGTCGATTTAG GCCTCGATATGATACGGATTATCAAAGAAGTAAGAACCAGGGTTCGTCGAGAGAGCGGTGTAGATGTTAACATGAGAATCGGTGTTCATTCGGGGAATATAATATCCGGAATTTTAGGCGCGAACAAGTGGCAATACGATGTATGGTCGCGAGACGTTGTGATAGCGAATAAGATGGAACAAACTGGTAAACCTGGAAAGGTTCATGTTACTCAACAGACATTGGATCTCATTAATGCCACCGAATACGACTGCGTACCAGTTGAAGTATTGAACGATGAAGTTCTTAATAAATATGGCATTCGCAGTTACTTAATTACACCCGTTCCGCCAGATACATTGTTAATGCAG AACAGCGAGAACACCTTGACGGTAATTACACCGGATACTTCGGCACCAGGCTATAAACATTACGTCAAGTTCTTGACTAGTGCACGACCAAGTGTATCGTCAAGTGCACGGAGACGATTGACCTCACCGACTAGCGATCACGCAGATGTATTTGCCGGTAGTTACAGGCGCAGAACTCACTTCATGGATTCCTGTTTGAGGGACTATCATCTTATGCTTAAAGCTGCAGATGCGGAAATGGAAAATGCAATTAAGCAGATGCCGCTTAGCAAATGGCA GCAATGGACCAGATGGGAACATATCAATCCTATTTTCCTCACGTACAAACAATGGAATTGGGAGATACCGTTTCTGCGCGAGCCAGATCccctttttaaattttttgtcGCATGCGCTGTATTCGTACTTTTCTTCATGGGTCTTATATCACTTGTAACAGCGATCACGCTATCAGA GTGGCATACCGGGACGGCCATCGGTTATACGATAAGCATGTTGTTTCTACTAACGCTAATGCCTCTTACCTGGATGCATTTCGCATGGAATCGTTATAAAGATCCACACGATGAGGGAAACGTACCGAATCCTCGTAACAAATTGATATACTTCCTGTATCAAACGAGCGTCAAG ATTGTTTGGAGCGCATTGCTCAGGATAATTCTCTATCTTGTAATGACCATAATGTTAGCGACGTGTGCTATGTTTGATATGATT TTCGAATGTCAAAACGTGGACAAATTGGCGGGCGATAACGTAACGTCTAGTATAGCACAAGTGGGGGCAGCTAAACTTGAGTGTATTTCTACACCCTGG CAAATGACGGAAACCTGCTCTTTGGCGATTCTTACGAGTTTCCTCTTCCTAAGAGTGCATTACTTTCTAAAGTTACTGATAGGTATTGTAATGGTAATATTTTATGCGTGGAACGTTTGGGTATATCGCAGCAATATATTCCAG GCGAAACATGGAATCCATATTTGGAACCAAGAGTGGCACACATTTTAA
- the LOC124432176 gene encoding adenylyl cyclase X E-like isoform X5 — MEQSRRRRRCHRRRRRRRRRRRHCHYHRHPRRRRRRPLPSPPHRHPPPFSPPPLSPYSSPSLLSSPPLPLPPPSPPPPPLPPSHYYRRLPADRKSAYTRNNKMDVELVTRASLTSLQNVDDGRVVSPNSLDEWTWSSLRKQFKYKNLEKLYTSYQRRLQYGYLSLFVLVEIILGFVYCFVLIMMVNIEECFPDVIVHSIIGALLCPTIALSFRSKIIAKNTYLPVLLSCLVVTLLVIGDLMVPLYYTLAYTEDIAPIRPTYATHTLLACYVFLPLTENLHAFVLGITATMCYLVTLFLITYRNTPDYISKITTDAIYYVCVNGLGLYFRFMNEVVIRRSFLDRRKCVETTLKLNYEKDQEEQLTRSILPQHIAARIKKDFRDIFKFMEEHKKAPPKGRPRNDLCVETHNNVSILYADVVNFSGLTLSLPVRKLVETLNDLFGSFDEASERHNVLRIKFLGDCYYCVSGVPTPNSQHAKNCVDLGLDMIRIIKEVRTRVRRESGVDVNMRIGVHSGNIISGILGANKWQYDVWSRDVVIANKMEQTGKPGKVHVTQQTLDLINATEYDCVPVEVLNDEVLNKYGIRSYLITPVPPDTLLMQNSENTLTVITPDTSAPGYKHYVKFLTSARPSVSSSARRRLTSPTSDHADVFAGSYRRRTHFMDSCLRDYHLMLKAADAEMENAIKQMPLSKWQQWTRWEHINPIFLTYKQWNWEIPFLREPDPLFKFFVACAVFVLFFMGLISLVTAITLSEWHTGTAIGYTISMLFLLTLMPLTWMHFAWNRYKDPHDEGNVPNPRNKLIYFLYQTSVKIVWSALLRIILYLVMTIMLATCAMFDMIFECQNVDKLAGDNVTSSIAQVGAAKLECISTPWVRLFTNDGNLLFGDSYEFPLPKSALLSKVTDRYCNGNILCVERLGISQQYIPVRRNMESIFGTKSGTHFKRCLSHILASSY; from the exons ATGGAGCAATCGCGACGCCGTCGCCGTTGTCAtcggcgtcgtcgtcgtcgtcgtcgtcgtcgtcgtcattgtcattatcatcgtcatcctcgtcgtcgtcgtcgtcgtcctcttccttctcctcctcatcgtcaccctcctcctttttctcctccaccactttctccttattcttctccttctcttctttcttctcctcctctacctcttccacctccttctcctcctccaccgCCACTACCACCATCTCACTATTATCGTCGTCTTCCGGCTGATCGCAAGAGCGCCTATACgaggaataataaaatggaCGTGGAGCTGGTCACGCGAGCATCCTTGACCTCCCTTCAAAATGTAGACGATGGCCGTGTCGTCTCGCCCAACAGCCTCGACGAATGGACTTGGTCCAGTTTAAGA AAACAATTCAAATACAAAAACTTGGAAAAACTCTATACCAGCTATCAAAGGAGACTTCAATATGGTTACCTCTCGCTCTTCGTACTGGTCGAAATAATTTTGGGATTTGTCTATTGTTTCGTGTTAATCATGATG GTAAACATCGAAGAATGCTTTCCAGACGTGATAGTCCACAGTATAATAGGCGCCTTACTTTGTCCCACGATAGCGCTCTCATTCAGATCAAAAATCATCGCGAAGAATACGTATTTACCAGTTTTGCTCTCGTGTTTGGTAGTCACGCTCTTGGTGATCGGTGATCTTATGGTACCACTCTATTACACTCTTGCATACACCGAAGATATAGCACCGATAcg ACCTACATACGCAACGCACACGCTACTAGCATGTTACGTCTTCCTACCACTAACGGAAAATCTGCACGCTTTCGTGCTCGGCATTACAGCGACGATGTGCTACTTAGTTACTCTGTTCCTCATCACTTATAGGAATACACCTGATTACATTAGCAAA ATAACCACCGACGCCATATATTACGTTTGCGTTAATGGCCTGGGTCTTTACTTTAGATTCATGAATGAGGTCGTCATACGACGATCTTTCCTGGATCGTCGAAAATGCGTCGAGACGACGTTGAAGCTAAATTATGAAAAGGATCAAGAG gAACAACTTACACGGAGTATTCTTCCCCAGCACATAGCCGCAAGAATAAAGAAGGACTTTCgggatatttttaaatttatggaAGAGCACAAAAAGGCACCACCGAAAGGAAGACCACGAAa tgATCTCTGCGTCGAAACGCACAATAACGTTTCCATTTTGTACGCCGACGTGGTCAATTTTTCTGGCTTAACTCTCTCGTTACCTGTGCGAAAACTAGTCGAAACTCTAAACGACTTATTTGGTAGTTTCGACGAAGCATCCGAGAGGCATAACGTATTACGGATAAAGTTTTTGGGCGATTGCTATTATTGTGTCAGCGGTGTGCCCACGCCGAACTCGCAACACGCCAAAAACTGCGTCGATTTAG GCCTCGATATGATACGGATTATCAAAGAAGTAAGAACCAGGGTTCGTCGAGAGAGCGGTGTAGATGTTAACATGAGAATCGGTGTTCATTCGGGGAATATAATATCCGGAATTTTAGGCGCGAACAAGTGGCAATACGATGTATGGTCGCGAGACGTTGTGATAGCGAATAAGATGGAACAAACTGGTAAACCTGGAAAGGTTCATGTTACTCAACAGACATTGGATCTCATTAATGCCACCGAATACGACTGCGTACCAGTTGAAGTATTGAACGATGAAGTTCTTAATAAATATGGCATTCGCAGTTACTTAATTACACCCGTTCCGCCAGATACATTGTTAATGCAG AACAGCGAGAACACCTTGACGGTAATTACACCGGATACTTCGGCACCAGGCTATAAACATTACGTCAAGTTCTTGACTAGTGCACGACCAAGTGTATCGTCAAGTGCACGGAGACGATTGACCTCACCGACTAGCGATCACGCAGATGTATTTGCCGGTAGTTACAGGCGCAGAACTCACTTCATGGATTCCTGTTTGAGGGACTATCATCTTATGCTTAAAGCTGCAGATGCGGAAATGGAAAATGCAATTAAGCAGATGCCGCTTAGCAAATGGCA GCAATGGACCAGATGGGAACATATCAATCCTATTTTCCTCACGTACAAACAATGGAATTGGGAGATACCGTTTCTGCGCGAGCCAGATCccctttttaaattttttgtcGCATGCGCTGTATTCGTACTTTTCTTCATGGGTCTTATATCACTTGTAACAGCGATCACGCTATCAGA GTGGCATACCGGGACGGCCATCGGTTATACGATAAGCATGTTGTTTCTACTAACGCTAATGCCTCTTACCTGGATGCATTTCGCATGGAATCGTTATAAAGATCCACACGATGAGGGAAACGTACCGAATCCTCGTAACAAATTGATATACTTCCTGTATCAAACGAGCGTCAAG ATTGTTTGGAGCGCATTGCTCAGGATAATTCTCTATCTTGTAATGACCATAATGTTAGCGACGTGTGCTATGTTTGATATGATT TTCGAATGTCAAAACGTGGACAAATTGGCGGGCGATAACGTAACGTCTAGTATAGCACAAGTGGGGGCAGCTAAACTTGAGTGTATTTCTACACCCTGGGTAAGATTGTTTA CAAATGACGGAAACCTGCTCTTTGGCGATTCTTACGAGTTTCCTCTTCCTAAGAGTGCATTACTTTCTAAAGTTACTGATAGGTATTGTAATGGTAATATTTTATGCGTGGAACGTTTGGGTATATCGCAGCAATATATTCCAG TCAGGCGAAACATGGAATCCATATTTGGAACCAAGAGTGGCACACATTTTAAGCGTTGTCTTTCTCACATTCTCGCTTCATCTTATTGA